GCTCCTCGGGGATGGCGACTTGGACGACACCGTCCACCACGATCGCGGCCGAGCAGATGAAGACATCGTGGCAGATCCCGAGGATCCTCACGAGTGCACCTCCGCTCCCTGCCGCACCGCCGGTAAAAGCCGATGGATCACTGGCTCACCTCGTTCCCCTGGAAGTCGGGCATGGTCGCATGCCCGGGAGCCGTGACGCCGACCCGCTGCAGCACGCACTGCGGCGTGCGACACAGGATGCGAAGGTCGAGCCACAAGCTCCAGTTGTCTACGTACCACACATCGAGGCTGAACTTCTCGTCCCAGCTGACTGCATTGCGCCCGTTGATCTGCGCCCAGCCGGTGATACCCGGGAGGACGTCGTGGCGGCGGGCTTGCTCCGGCGAGTATCGCTCCAGGTACTCGCGCCGGAGGGGCCGGGGCCCGACCAGGCTCATCTCGCCGCAGAGCACGTTCCAGAACTGTGGCAACTCGTCGATTGCCAGCGACCTCATCATCCGGCCCAGGCCGGTTATCCGGTCACTGTCCGGGAGGAGGTGCCCGGAGGCAT
The Actinomycetota bacterium genome window above contains:
- a CDS encoding sugar transferase, translated to MKRAVDVSVSAAVLALASPLLAMAALAIRLSMGSPVLFRQTRPGQHGTLFTMVKFRTMENVTDASGHLLPDSDRITGLGRMMRSLAIDELPQFWNVLCGEMSLVGPRPLRREYLERYSPEQARRHDVLPGITGWAQINGRNAVSWDEKFSLDVWYVDNWSLWLDLRILCRTPQCVLQRVGVTAPGHATMPDFQGNEVSQ